Proteins from a genomic interval of Scomber japonicus isolate fScoJap1 chromosome 10, fScoJap1.pri, whole genome shotgun sequence:
- the coq3 gene encoding ubiquinone biosynthesis O-methyltransferase, mitochondrial, whose amino-acid sequence MYSNKLSRLVLGLYSRRAAAVCGVVVHRPAGRSMFSWAAVCKQRTLWLQRSACLELRLTSTRPISQTTVDPDELRKFRSLASKWWDEQGEFAALHAMNDLRVPFIRDNLLNVHRSRHPGNPLSGLRILDVGCGGGLLTEPLGRLGANVLGIDPVENSIGTAQLHASYDPDLHERVSYQACTLEELSAGGKEGEEGQQQRSGQFDAIVASEVVEHLADLETFAFCCGLVLKPGGSLFITTINKTNLSYALGIVVAEELLRIVPSGTHDWEKFISPVELERLLESNGFSVQSVRGMLYNPVSGAWSWCDSTAINYALHAVKVTEDPQADPHPEEQSHTADTHS is encoded by the exons ATGTACTCGAATAAGTTGAGCCGCCTCGTGTTGGGGCTTTACAGCCGTAGAGCAGCGGCGGTATGCGGTGTGGTGGTGCACAGGCCGGCGGGTCGGAGCATGTTTAGCTGGGCTGCGGTGTGTAAACAGCGGACACTGTGGCTGCAGAGGAGCGCCTGTCTGGAGCTCCGATTAACCAG TACTCGGCCAATCTCACAGACCACAGTGGACCCCGACGAGTTGAGGAAGTTCCGCTCACTGGCCAGCAAGTGGTGGGACGAACAGGGAGAATTTGCTGCTCTTCATGCCATGAATGACCTGAGGGTGCCTTTCATACG GGACAATCTGCTGAATGTGCACAGAAGCCGTCATCCAGGGAACCCACTTTCTGGACTCAGAATACTGGATGTGGGCTGTGGAGGCGGCCTGCTCACAGAg CCCCTGGGTCGCCTGGGAGCTAATGTGCTGGGTATAGATCCAGTAGAGAACAGCATCGGCACGGCACAGCTGCACGCATCCTACGACCCGGATCTCCACGAGCGAGTCTCCTACCAGGCCTGCACCCTGGAGGAGCTCTCGGCAGGGggtaaggaaggagaggaggggcaGCAGCAGAGATCGGGCCAGTTCGACGCCATCGTAGCATCCGAGGTGGTGGAACATCTGGCCGACCTGGAAACGTTCGCCTTCTGCTGCGGCCTCGTGCTGAAG CCGGGCGGCTCCCTCTTCATCACTACTATTAATAAAACCAACCTGTCATACGCGCTGGGTATTGTTGTAGCCGAGGAGCTGCTGCGTATCGTTCCCAGCGGGACGCACGACTGGGAAAAGTTCATCAGCCCTGTGGAGCTAGAGCGCCTCCTGGAGTCCA ATGGTTTCTCAGTACAGTCTGTCCGAGGAATGCTGTACAACCCGGTATCCGGAGCCTGGAGCTGGTGTGACAGCACTGCCATCAACTACGCCCTCCACGCTGTCAAAGTGACAGAAGATCCCCAGGCAGACCCACACCCAGAGGAGCAATCccacactgcagacacacacagctga